A section of the Amycolatopsis sp. AA4 genome encodes:
- the rplM gene encoding 50S ribosomal protein L13 — MPTYSPKPGDVTRAWHVIDAEDVVLGRLATEVATLLRGKHKPTYAPHVDTGDFVIIVNAEKVALTGNKREQKFAYRHSGYPGGLRKRSFGELLDTKPEHLVEKVVKGMLPKNKLGRAMAKKLKVYAGPQHPHAAQQPQAREITKIAQVAQ, encoded by the coding sequence TTGCCCACGTACAGCCCCAAGCCCGGCGACGTCACTCGTGCCTGGCACGTGATCGACGCCGAGGATGTCGTGCTCGGACGGCTCGCGACCGAGGTCGCCACGCTGCTGCGCGGCAAGCACAAGCCGACCTACGCCCCGCACGTGGACACCGGTGACTTCGTCATCATCGTCAACGCCGAGAAGGTCGCTCTCACCGGTAACAAGCGCGAGCAGAAGTTCGCGTACCGGCACAGCGGTTATCCCGGCGGTCTGCGGAAGCGCTCCTTCGGCGAGCTGCTCGACACCAAGCCCGAGCACCTCGTGGAGAAGGTGGTCAAGGGCATGCTGCCGAAGAACAAGCTCGGCCGCGCCATGGCCAAGAAGCTGAAGGTGTACGCCGGCCCGCAGCACCCGCACGCCGCGCAGCAGCCGCAGGCGCGCGAGATCACCAAGATCGCGCAGGTCGCGCAGTGA
- the rpsI gene encoding 30S ribosomal protein S9 produces the protein MTSTETEVVASTETPAEAVATSESAAAPRPSRAAGGNAQTVGRRKEAVVRVRVVPGTGEFKLNGKSLEQYFPNKVHQQLIREPLVTVEKPDSFDIFANLKGGGISGQAGALRLAIARALVEVDADDRPALKKAGFLTRDARATERKKYGLKKARKAPQYSKR, from the coding sequence TTGACCAGCACCGAGACCGAGGTCGTCGCTTCGACCGAGACCCCCGCCGAGGCCGTGGCGACCAGCGAGTCCGCCGCCGCCCCGCGCCCGTCGCGTGCCGCCGGTGGCAACGCGCAGACGGTCGGCCGCCGCAAGGAGGCCGTGGTCCGCGTCCGCGTCGTGCCGGGTACCGGTGAGTTCAAGCTCAACGGCAAGTCGCTCGAGCAGTACTTCCCGAACAAGGTCCACCAGCAGCTCATCCGCGAGCCGCTCGTGACCGTCGAGAAGCCGGACTCCTTCGACATCTTCGCCAACCTCAAGGGCGGCGGGATCTCGGGCCAGGCGGGCGCGCTGCGTCTCGCCATCGCCCGTGCGCTGGTCGAGGTCGACGCCGACGACCGTCCGGCCCTGAAGAAGGCCGGCTTCCTGACCCGTGACGCGCGCGCCACGGAGCGGAAGAAGTACGGCCTCAAGAAGGCCCGCAAGGCCCCGCAGTACTCCAAGCGCTGA
- a CDS encoding DeoR/GlpR family DNA-binding transcription regulator — translation MSRDTPGRPKTRPSDAAVEQRRQEILDYVIDQGEVRIDDLTARFGVSLMTMHRDLDDLADKRLLRKLRGKVEAYPALTMETASRFTLHSAEKEALADLAIQHVEPGQAVFVDDSTTLFPLVERLARVERLTVITNSLQAARLLGTGVDVLLAGGRYDPEYDSCSGPDVLALLERIRVDIAFVSVSAVAVGRLFHPVRDYAELKKAVLRAANRNVLVLDHSKFGRTATYAHGDVGDYDLLITSEATPTEEIEAALNAGTAVEAAEYVEEGQLYDS, via the coding sequence GTGAGTCGAGACACGCCAGGACGGCCGAAGACGCGCCCGTCCGACGCCGCGGTGGAGCAGCGGCGGCAGGAGATCCTCGACTACGTCATCGACCAGGGCGAAGTCCGGATCGACGACCTCACCGCCCGGTTCGGCGTCAGCCTCATGACGATGCACCGCGACCTGGACGACCTCGCCGACAAGCGGCTGCTGCGGAAGCTGCGCGGCAAGGTCGAGGCGTATCCGGCGCTCACCATGGAGACCGCGAGCCGGTTCACGCTGCACTCGGCCGAGAAGGAAGCCCTCGCCGACCTCGCGATCCAGCACGTCGAGCCCGGCCAGGCGGTGTTCGTGGACGACTCCACCACGCTGTTCCCGCTGGTCGAGCGGCTGGCCCGGGTCGAGCGGCTCACCGTCATCACCAACTCGCTGCAGGCCGCGCGGCTGCTGGGCACCGGCGTCGACGTGCTCCTCGCCGGCGGGCGTTACGACCCCGAGTACGACTCCTGCTCCGGCCCCGACGTGCTCGCGCTGCTCGAGCGCATTCGTGTGGACATCGCGTTTGTCTCGGTGAGCGCGGTCGCGGTGGGCCGGCTGTTCCACCCGGTCCGCGACTACGCCGAGCTGAAGAAGGCCGTGCTGCGCGCCGCGAACCGCAACGTGCTGGTGCTCGACCACTCGAAGTTCGGCCGCACCGCGACGTACGCGCACGGCGACGTCGGCGATTACGACCTCCTGATCACCAGCGAAGCCACTCCGACCGAGGAGATCGAGGCGGCGCTGAACGCGGGAACGGCGGTCGAGGCCGCGGAGTACGTCGAGGAGGGGCAGCTTTATGACAGCTGA
- the xylB gene encoding xylulokinase: protein MTAELVAGVDSSTQSTKVVVCDARTGEVVRTGRAPHPDGTEVDPAAWAQAFADATRDVLDGVRAIGVGGQQHGMVTLDEAGEVVRPALLWNDTRSAQAAKDLTEELGGPGVWAKSVGLVPVASFTVTKLRWLAEHEPENADRVARVLLPHDWLTWRLLGRPETAVTDRGDASGTGYFSPTDNTYRQDVLAHAFGGRTPELPTVLGPSDVAGHTSDGMLVSAGTGDNMAAALALELAPGDAVISIGTSGTVFGVTETGAADASGLVAGFADATGRFLPLTAALNAARVLTAGAAMLGVDLAEFDRLALAAEPGAGGLTLLPYLDGERTPNLPGATGSLHGLTRANMTPENVARATVEGMVCGLAAGLDAVRAQGMDVKRVLLIGGGAQSAAVRAIAPIVLGLPVVLPEVGEYVALGAARQAAWALAGSAEPPAWTGTKNQLVLDGPTGALRAAGIEIQQRHLEAREAAHGVSAKLGED from the coding sequence ATGACAGCTGAGCTGGTGGCCGGGGTCGATTCGTCGACCCAGTCGACGAAGGTCGTGGTCTGCGACGCCCGCACCGGCGAGGTCGTGCGCACTGGCCGGGCACCGCATCCGGACGGGACCGAGGTCGACCCCGCAGCGTGGGCGCAAGCGTTTGCGGACGCCACTCGCGACGTCCTCGACGGCGTGCGGGCCATCGGGGTCGGCGGTCAGCAGCACGGCATGGTCACGCTCGACGAGGCAGGCGAGGTGGTCCGGCCGGCGTTGCTGTGGAACGACACCCGCTCCGCGCAGGCGGCCAAAGACCTCACCGAAGAACTGGGCGGACCCGGCGTGTGGGCGAAGTCGGTCGGGCTGGTGCCGGTCGCCAGCTTCACCGTCACCAAGCTCCGCTGGCTCGCCGAGCACGAACCGGAGAACGCCGACCGGGTCGCCCGCGTTCTGCTGCCGCACGACTGGCTGACCTGGCGATTGCTGGGCCGCCCGGAAACGGCCGTGACCGACCGTGGCGACGCCTCGGGCACCGGCTATTTCTCGCCGACGGACAACACGTATCGCCAGGACGTCCTCGCGCACGCGTTCGGCGGCCGCACTCCGGAGCTGCCGACGGTCCTCGGTCCGTCCGACGTCGCCGGACACACCAGCGACGGCATGCTCGTCTCCGCGGGCACCGGCGACAACATGGCCGCCGCCCTCGCGCTCGAACTGGCCCCGGGCGACGCGGTGATCTCGATCGGCACCAGCGGCACGGTTTTCGGCGTCACCGAGACCGGCGCGGCGGACGCGAGCGGCCTGGTCGCCGGATTCGCCGACGCCACCGGCCGGTTCCTCCCGCTGACCGCCGCCCTCAACGCCGCCCGCGTGCTCACCGCGGGCGCGGCGATGCTCGGGGTGGACCTGGCCGAATTCGACCGGCTCGCGCTGGCCGCCGAACCGGGCGCGGGCGGGCTCACGCTGCTGCCGTACCTCGACGGCGAGCGCACCCCGAACCTGCCTGGCGCGACCGGCTCGCTGCACGGGCTGACCAGGGCGAACATGACGCCGGAGAACGTCGCGCGGGCGACTGTCGAGGGCATGGTCTGCGGGTTGGCCGCCGGGCTCGACGCGGTGCGCGCGCAGGGCATGGACGTGAAGCGCGTGCTGCTCATCGGCGGCGGCGCGCAGTCCGCCGCGGTGCGGGCGATCGCGCCGATCGTGCTCGGCCTGCCCGTCGTGCTCCCCGAGGTCGGCGAGTACGTCGCGCTCGGGGCCGCTCGACAGGCGGCTTGGGCGCTCGCGGGCTCCGCCGAACCGCCCGCGTGGACCGGAACCAAGAACCAGCTCGTGTTGGACGGGCCGACCGGGGCGCTGCGCGCCGCGGGCATCGAGATCCAGCAACGCCACCTCGAGGCGCGCGAGGCCGCGCACGGGGTTTCCGCGAAATTGGGAGAGGACTGA
- the glmS gene encoding glutamine--fructose-6-phosphate transaminase (isomerizing) produces MCGIVGYVGHRPALDVVLGGLRRMEYRGYDSAGVAVLDGAGALTVERKAGRLANLEARLDEVGRDAFAGTAGMGHTRWATHGAPIDRNSHPHRDATGRVAVVHNGIIENFAALRAELEAAGIEMASDTDTETAAHLVALAYTEGDTKGDLPASVAAVCRRLEGAFTLVVTHADEPDTIVAARRSSPLVVGVGEGEHFVASDVAAFIEHTREAVELGQDQLVVITRDGYRVTDFHGDAAQAKPFTVDWDLSAAEKGGHEYFMLKEIEEQPEALANTLRGHFEAGRIILDEQRISDQDLRDVDKVFVVACGSAYHSGLVAKYAIEHWCRLPVEVELASEFRYRDPVLDRDTLVVAVSQSGETADTLEAVRHAREQKARVLAVCNTNGAQIPRESDAVLYTHAGPEIGVASTKAFLAQIAANYLVGLALAQARGTKYPDEVAREFAELEAMPAAVQKVLSTVEPTREIARRISDSRAVLFLGRHVGFPVALEGALKLKELAYMHAEGFAAGELKHGPIALIEEGLPVVVVMPSPKGRAVLHSKLVSNISEIQARGARTIVIAEEGDETVRPFADELIEVPAVPTLLQPLVSTVPLQVLAAEIASSRGYDIDKPRNLAKSVTVE; encoded by the coding sequence GTGTGTGGAATCGTGGGATACGTCGGACACCGCCCGGCTCTGGACGTCGTGCTCGGTGGGCTCCGCCGCATGGAATACCGGGGCTACGACTCGGCTGGCGTGGCGGTGCTGGACGGCGCCGGCGCGCTGACCGTCGAGCGCAAGGCCGGCCGGCTGGCCAACCTGGAGGCTCGGCTCGACGAGGTCGGCCGCGACGCGTTCGCCGGCACCGCGGGCATGGGCCACACCCGCTGGGCCACGCACGGGGCCCCGATCGACCGCAACTCGCATCCGCACCGGGACGCCACCGGTCGCGTCGCGGTGGTGCACAACGGGATCATCGAGAACTTCGCCGCCTTGCGCGCTGAACTCGAGGCCGCGGGCATCGAGATGGCCAGCGACACCGACACCGAAACCGCCGCGCACCTGGTCGCTCTCGCCTACACCGAGGGCGACACCAAGGGAGACTTGCCGGCCAGCGTCGCCGCGGTCTGCCGCCGTCTGGAGGGCGCGTTCACGCTCGTCGTGACGCACGCGGACGAGCCGGACACGATCGTCGCCGCACGCCGGTCTTCGCCGCTGGTGGTCGGGGTCGGCGAGGGCGAGCACTTCGTCGCGTCCGACGTCGCGGCGTTCATCGAGCACACCCGCGAGGCCGTCGAACTGGGCCAGGACCAGCTGGTCGTCATCACCCGCGACGGCTACCGGGTCACCGACTTCCACGGCGACGCCGCGCAGGCCAAGCCGTTCACCGTCGACTGGGACCTGTCGGCCGCCGAGAAGGGCGGCCACGAGTACTTCATGCTCAAGGAGATCGAGGAACAGCCCGAGGCGCTGGCGAACACGCTGCGCGGCCACTTCGAGGCGGGCCGGATCATCCTCGACGAGCAGCGCATTTCCGACCAGGACCTGCGCGACGTCGACAAGGTGTTCGTCGTCGCCTGCGGTTCGGCGTACCACTCCGGGCTCGTCGCGAAGTACGCCATCGAGCACTGGTGCCGGCTGCCGGTCGAGGTGGAGCTGGCGTCGGAGTTCCGCTACCGCGACCCGGTGCTCGACCGCGACACGCTCGTCGTCGCCGTCTCGCAGTCCGGCGAGACCGCGGACACCCTCGAAGCCGTGCGGCACGCGCGCGAGCAGAAGGCCCGCGTGCTCGCGGTCTGCAACACCAACGGCGCGCAGATCCCGCGTGAGTCCGACGCCGTGCTGTACACGCACGCCGGTCCGGAGATCGGCGTCGCGTCGACCAAGGCGTTCCTCGCGCAGATCGCCGCGAACTATCTCGTCGGCCTCGCGCTGGCGCAGGCGCGCGGCACGAAGTACCCGGACGAGGTCGCCCGCGAGTTCGCCGAGCTGGAAGCGATGCCGGCCGCGGTGCAAAAAGTACTGTCCACTGTGGAGCCGACCCGCGAGATCGCGCGGCGGATCTCCGATTCGCGCGCGGTGCTGTTCCTCGGCCGCCACGTCGGGTTCCCGGTGGCGCTGGAAGGCGCGCTGAAGCTGAAGGAACTCGCGTACATGCACGCGGAAGGCTTCGCGGCGGGCGAGCTGAAGCACGGTCCGATCGCGCTGATCGAAGAGGGCCTGCCGGTCGTCGTCGTGATGCCGTCGCCGAAGGGCCGCGCGGTGCTGCACTCGAAGCTGGTGTCGAACATCAGCGAGATCCAGGCGCGGGGCGCGCGCACGATCGTGATCGCCGAGGAGGGCGACGAGACCGTGCGCCCGTTCGCCGACGAGCTGATCGAGGTGCCCGCGGTCCCCACGCTGTTGCAGCCGCTGGTGTCCACCGTGCCGCTGCAGGTGCTGGCCGCGGAGATCGCGAGTTCGCGCGGGTACGACATCGACAAGCCGCGTAACCTGGCGAAGTCCGTCACCGTGGAGTAG
- a CDS encoding DUF4333 domain-containing protein, whose product MTQPPDQQPQWWQPGNQPQQQPGYPSEVDNSGWQGGQWTPQPPAQQQFPQGQYPQQGYPAQPYGQPPSQPTPAPYGGPGQPQSQPTPVPPGQQSSGSPYGGGFQPSEYGGLGAFSSAKPGKPRSKKPFLIAGAVVVVLAAAGGISWAAGVFSGDTLDQKSLQEGVSRVLNENYGEPDVKNVVCPSGQPIENGTTFDCTVQVGGQPKKVTVRVLNDKPEYSVGAPH is encoded by the coding sequence ATGACCCAGCCTCCCGACCAGCAGCCGCAGTGGTGGCAGCCGGGGAACCAGCCACAGCAGCAGCCGGGTTATCCGTCCGAAGTGGACAACTCCGGTTGGCAGGGCGGCCAGTGGACGCCGCAACCTCCGGCGCAGCAACAGTTTCCGCAGGGGCAGTACCCGCAGCAGGGTTATCCGGCCCAGCCCTACGGCCAGCCGCCGAGCCAGCCGACGCCCGCGCCGTACGGCGGACCCGGTCAGCCGCAGAGCCAGCCGACCCCGGTCCCGCCGGGACAGCAGTCCTCCGGAAGTCCTTACGGCGGCGGGTTCCAGCCGTCCGAGTACGGCGGACTCGGCGCGTTTTCCTCCGCGAAGCCGGGGAAACCGCGGTCGAAGAAACCGTTCCTGATCGCCGGGGCGGTCGTGGTGGTGCTGGCCGCCGCGGGCGGGATCTCGTGGGCGGCCGGGGTGTTCAGCGGGGACACCCTCGACCAGAAGTCGTTGCAAGAGGGCGTTTCCCGGGTGCTGAACGAGAACTACGGCGAGCCGGACGTGAAGAACGTCGTGTGCCCGTCCGGGCAGCCGATCGAGAACGGCACCACGTTCGACTGCACGGTGCAGGTCGGCGGGCAGCCGAAGAAGGTGACCGTGCGGGTGCTGAACGACAAGCCGGAATATTCCGTCGGCGCTCCGCACTGA
- a CDS encoding dienelactone hydrolase: MASKPKQLLTELSHPGPHEVLRGNLALVGLPGVVFTPRQGLGLPAIAFGHGWLQPATRYRQLLHHLASWGVVAAAPATQLGPLPSHRLLAGDLLTTLDVITTVRLGPDGISVDPEKLGLAGHSTGGGSAVLAAAQSAAAGDDARPKVRAVATVAAAQTFPPATDAAKVINAPGLHLAVDGDLVAPAVGHADAIAQAWAGPVQLRTLSKSSHLAVTEGRHWSQLLLQGKPQRATQQLTKALFTAFFLTHLTGTEKYLPLLDADVKRAPIEVPEDEEPAA; encoded by the coding sequence ATGGCCAGCAAGCCCAAGCAGCTGCTCACGGAGCTGTCCCACCCGGGTCCGCACGAGGTTTTGCGCGGCAATCTCGCCCTGGTCGGACTGCCCGGCGTCGTGTTCACCCCGCGCCAAGGCCTCGGCCTCCCGGCCATCGCGTTCGGGCACGGCTGGCTGCAGCCCGCCACCCGCTACCGACAGCTGCTGCACCACCTCGCGAGCTGGGGCGTGGTCGCCGCGGCCCCCGCGACGCAGCTCGGCCCGCTCCCGTCGCACCGCCTGCTGGCCGGCGACCTGCTGACGACGCTCGACGTCATCACCACGGTCCGCCTCGGCCCGGACGGCATCAGCGTCGACCCGGAAAAACTGGGCCTGGCCGGCCACTCCACCGGCGGCGGTTCGGCAGTGCTGGCAGCCGCCCAGTCCGCCGCCGCGGGCGACGACGCCCGCCCGAAGGTCCGCGCGGTGGCGACAGTGGCCGCGGCGCAGACCTTCCCGCCCGCCACGGACGCCGCGAAGGTCATCAACGCCCCCGGCCTGCACCTGGCGGTGGACGGCGACCTGGTCGCCCCGGCGGTCGGCCACGCGGACGCCATCGCCCAGGCGTGGGCCGGCCCGGTGCAGCTGCGGACGCTGTCGAAGTCCTCCCACCTGGCGGTGACCGAGGGCCGGCACTGGAGCCAGCTGCTGCTGCAGGGCAAACCGCAGCGCGCGACGCAGCAGCTGACGAAGGCGCTGTTCACTGCGTTCTTTCTCACGCATTTGACGGGTACGGAGAAGTACCTGCCGCTGCTGGACGCCGATGTGAAACGCGCGCCGATCGAGGTTCCGGAGGACGAGGAACCGGCTGCCTGA
- a CDS encoding ABC transporter ATP-binding protein — translation MASITYDKATRRYSGTERPAVDALDLEIADGEFLVLVGPSGSGKSTALRMLAGLEDIDEGTVWIGDRDVTQLPPRSRDIAMVFQNYALYPHMTVAQNMGFALKIAGRPASEIKQKVLDAAKLLDIEQYLDRKPKALSGGQRQRVAMGRAIVREPQVFLMDEPLSNLDAKLRVSTRTQIAALQRRLGVTTVYVTHDQVEAMTMGDRVAVLSDGLLQQCDTPRALYDRPANVFVAGFMGSPAMNLVTAKLTADGAEVGGMRVPLKPEVRSAADGDTVTIGFRPEALEVTTDSEGALPIKVELVEELGSDAYMYGKLGAGVAESAEGSSRNVVARVDPRTPPGMGDTLHLRIRPDELHVFSGTSGQRLS, via the coding sequence ATGGCCAGCATCACCTACGACAAGGCGACCCGGCGCTACTCCGGGACCGAGCGTCCCGCCGTCGACGCGCTGGACCTGGAGATCGCCGACGGCGAGTTCCTCGTGCTGGTCGGGCCGTCGGGCTCGGGCAAGTCCACCGCGCTGCGGATGCTCGCCGGACTGGAGGACATCGACGAGGGCACGGTCTGGATCGGCGACCGCGACGTCACCCAGCTGCCGCCGCGTTCGCGCGACATCGCGATGGTGTTCCAGAACTACGCGCTGTACCCGCACATGACGGTCGCGCAGAACATGGGCTTCGCGCTGAAGATCGCCGGGCGGCCGGCGTCGGAGATCAAGCAGAAGGTGCTCGACGCGGCGAAGCTGCTGGACATCGAGCAGTACCTGGACCGCAAGCCGAAGGCGTTGTCCGGCGGTCAGCGCCAGCGCGTCGCGATGGGCCGCGCGATCGTGCGCGAGCCGCAGGTCTTCCTGATGGACGAGCCGCTGTCGAACCTCGACGCGAAGCTGCGCGTTTCGACCCGTACGCAGATCGCCGCGCTGCAGCGCCGGCTCGGTGTCACCACTGTCTACGTGACCCACGACCAGGTCGAGGCCATGACGATGGGTGACCGCGTCGCGGTGCTGTCGGACGGGCTGCTGCAGCAGTGCGACACCCCGCGCGCGCTGTACGACCGGCCCGCAAACGTTTTCGTCGCGGGCTTCATGGGCTCGCCCGCGATGAACCTGGTCACCGCGAAGCTCACCGCGGACGGCGCCGAGGTCGGCGGCATGCGGGTGCCGCTCAAGCCCGAGGTCCGGTCCGCGGCCGACGGCGACACGGTCACCATCGGTTTCCGCCCGGAGGCGCTGGAGGTCACCACCGACAGCGAGGGCGCGCTGCCGATCAAGGTGGAGCTGGTCGAGGAACTGGGCTCGGACGCGTACATGTACGGCAAGCTCGGCGCGGGCGTCGCGGAGAGCGCCGAGGGTTCGTCACGCAACGTGGTCGCCCGCGTCGACCCGCGTACGCCGCCCGGCATGGGCGACACCCTGCACCTGCGGATCCGTCCGGACGAGCTGCACGTGTTCTCCGGCACGTCCGGGCAGCGTCTCTCCTGA
- a CDS encoding bifunctional ADP-dependent NAD(P)H-hydrate dehydratase/NAD(P)H-hydrate epimerase: MQGIWTTERIRAAEDLLLARTPDGELMRRASFGLAAEVAGLAAEDTGGVSGRRVVLLVGSGNNGGDALWAGAFLRRRGVAVAAVLLKPEKAHPAGLAALRRSGGRVVSIADSPQWIEKADVVVDGIVGISARGPLRPEAAELVARIEAPVVAVDLPSGVDPDTGAVDGPHVTAARTVTFGALKPVHVLAPEECGEVVLVDIGLRPWLDDPDLQRLDLSDVAEAWPIPGPEDDKYTQGVVGIAAGSATYPGAAVLASGSAVRATAGMVRYAGHAADVVRSRWPEIVATGSVTDAGRVQAWVVGPGIGTGGEGREILRHILGQGVPVCADADATTIIANTPEVLDARDPDTPLVLTPHAGEYERLMGRRPGADRVAAAREAAKKYDAVVLLKGHCTVIAAPDGRVAVNTPHGSWLATAGSGDVLTGLVGSLLAAGLDPWLAAAAAAQVHSLAGALAAEDVPTSASGLVDAIPAALRLVRATA; the protein is encoded by the coding sequence GTGCAAGGAATCTGGACGACAGAACGGATTCGCGCGGCGGAAGATCTCCTGCTCGCCCGCACCCCGGACGGCGAGCTGATGCGCCGCGCCTCCTTCGGCCTCGCCGCCGAGGTGGCCGGGCTGGCGGCCGAGGACACCGGCGGCGTCTCCGGTCGCCGGGTCGTGCTGCTGGTCGGCTCGGGCAACAACGGCGGCGATGCGTTGTGGGCGGGCGCTTTCCTGCGTCGGCGCGGCGTCGCGGTGGCGGCGGTATTGCTGAAGCCGGAGAAGGCGCACCCGGCCGGATTGGCCGCGCTGCGGCGCTCCGGTGGTCGCGTGGTGTCCATTGCGGACAGTCCACAGTGGATCGAGAAGGCGGACGTCGTCGTGGACGGCATCGTCGGCATTTCCGCTCGCGGCCCGTTGCGTCCGGAAGCGGCCGAGCTGGTCGCGCGGATCGAAGCACCGGTGGTGGCGGTGGATCTGCCGAGCGGCGTCGACCCGGACACCGGAGCGGTCGACGGCCCGCACGTCACCGCCGCGCGCACGGTCACCTTCGGTGCGTTGAAGCCGGTGCACGTGCTGGCTCCCGAGGAATGCGGCGAGGTCGTGCTGGTGGACATCGGCCTGCGGCCCTGGCTCGACGACCCGGATCTGCAGCGCCTCGACCTGTCGGACGTCGCGGAGGCGTGGCCGATCCCCGGTCCGGAGGACGACAAATACACCCAGGGCGTGGTCGGCATCGCGGCCGGCTCGGCGACCTACCCCGGTGCCGCGGTGCTCGCGTCCGGTTCGGCGGTCCGCGCGACGGCGGGCATGGTTCGTTACGCCGGGCACGCCGCGGACGTCGTGCGCTCGCGCTGGCCGGAGATCGTGGCGACCGGCTCGGTCACCGACGCGGGCCGGGTGCAGGCGTGGGTAGTCGGCCCTGGCATCGGCACTGGCGGGGAAGGCCGGGAAATCCTGCGGCACATCCTCGGCCAGGGCGTCCCGGTGTGCGCGGACGCCGACGCCACCACGATCATCGCGAACACCCCCGAGGTCCTCGATGCCCGCGACCCGGACACGCCGCTCGTGCTCACTCCGCACGCGGGCGAGTACGAACGCCTGATGGGCCGCCGCCCGGGCGCGGATCGCGTCGCGGCGGCGCGGGAAGCGGCGAAGAAGTACGACGCTGTCGTGCTGTTGAAAGGCCACTGCACGGTGATCGCCGCCCCGGACGGTCGCGTCGCGGTGAACACCCCGCACGGATCGTGGCTGGCCACCGCCGGCTCCGGCGACGTGCTGACCGGTCTGGTCGGCTCGCTGCTCGCCGCCGGGCTGGACCCGTGGCTGGCCGCCGCGGCCGCCGCGCAGGTGCATTCGCTGGCGGGCGCGCTCGCTGCCGAGGACGTGCCGACGTCGGCGTCCGGTCTGGTCGATGCCATCCCCGCCGCGCTCCGGCTGGTCCGCGCGACCGCATAG
- the glmM gene encoding phosphoglucosamine mutase translates to MARLFGTDGVRGLANADLSPELALSVAASAARVLAAHDRSHRPVAVVGRDPRASGEMLEAAVVAGLASAGADVLRLGVLPTPAVAYLVGALDADLGVMISASHNPMPDNGIKLFAAGGHKLPDSIEDEIESGLDATGITRPTGDGVGRVTDVPDALDKYIEHLVAATPHPLTGLKVVVDCANGASSAAAPEAYRRAGAEVVALHAEPDGININDNCGSNHPDLLRAAVVEHGADLGIGHDGDADRCVAVDAAGELVDGDQIMAVLALALAEEGALVKDTLVATVMSNLGLHLAMKAHGITVVTTAVGDRYVLEELRASGLALGGEQSGHVVLPAHATTGDGLLTALRLMARMAATGKPLAELASVMNRLPQVLVNVPVADKAAVAGSAEVRDAVGEVEAELGEEGRVLLRPSGTEQLVRVMVEAPAHATAQAAADRLAGVVSAVS, encoded by the coding sequence ATGGCTCGACTGTTCGGCACCGACGGGGTACGCGGTCTGGCCAACGCCGACCTGTCCCCGGAGCTGGCCCTGTCGGTCGCGGCGAGCGCCGCCCGGGTGCTGGCGGCCCACGACCGTTCGCACCGTCCGGTGGCCGTGGTCGGCCGCGACCCGCGGGCGAGCGGCGAGATGCTGGAGGCCGCCGTGGTGGCGGGCCTCGCGTCGGCCGGTGCGGACGTCCTGCGGCTCGGCGTGCTGCCGACGCCCGCCGTCGCGTACCTCGTGGGTGCGCTCGACGCGGACCTCGGCGTGATGATCTCCGCCTCGCACAACCCCATGCCGGACAACGGCATCAAGCTCTTCGCCGCCGGCGGGCACAAACTGCCGGACAGCATCGAGGACGAGATCGAATCCGGCCTCGACGCGACCGGGATCACCCGCCCGACCGGCGACGGCGTCGGCCGCGTCACCGACGTCCCGGACGCGCTCGACAAGTACATCGAGCACCTGGTCGCCGCGACGCCGCACCCGCTGACCGGCCTGAAGGTCGTGGTGGACTGCGCGAACGGCGCGTCGTCCGCGGCCGCCCCGGAGGCGTACCGCCGGGCCGGCGCCGAGGTCGTGGCCCTGCACGCGGAGCCGGACGGCATCAACATCAACGACAACTGTGGCTCGAACCACCCCGACCTGCTGCGCGCCGCGGTCGTCGAACACGGTGCCGACCTCGGCATCGGCCACGACGGAGACGCCGACCGCTGCGTGGCCGTCGACGCCGCCGGCGAGCTGGTGGACGGCGACCAGATCATGGCCGTCCTGGCGCTGGCGCTCGCCGAAGAAGGCGCGCTGGTGAAGGACACGCTCGTCGCGACCGTGATGAGCAACCTCGGCCTGCACCTGGCGATGAAGGCACACGGCATCACGGTCGTCACGACTGCGGTGGGTGACCGCTACGTGCTCGAGGAACTGCGCGCCTCCGGCCTGGCCCTCGGCGGCGAACAGTCCGGCCACGTAGTCCTCCCCGCCCACGCCACCACCGGCGACGGCCTCCTGACCGCACTGCGCCTGATGGCCCGGATGGCCGCCACGGGCAAACCGCTGGCCGAGCTGGCCTCGGTGATGAACCGGCTGCCGCAGGTGCTGGTCAACGTCCCGGTCGCGGACAAGGCAGCAGTAGCCGGCTCCGCCGAGGTCCGCGACGCGGTCGGCGAGGTAGAAGCCGAACTCGGCGAGGAAGGCCGGGTCCTGCTGCGCCCGTCCGGGACCGAACAGTTGGTGCGGGTCATGGTGGAAGCCCCGGCCCACGCCACGGCCCAGGCAGCGGCGGACCGGCTGGCCGGGGTCGTGTCCGCGGTCTCCTGA